In one Pseudoliparis swirei isolate HS2019 ecotype Mariana Trench chromosome 23, NWPU_hadal_v1, whole genome shotgun sequence genomic region, the following are encoded:
- the ints1 gene encoding integrator complex subunit 1 isoform X2: protein MNRPKPTALRRPNAAKPSGHPPPGDFIALGPKGGEPKAPAVLLKPVSTNLPADRKRETSAALPSSSGLSGLAKRPKLSTTPPVSALGRLADVAAVDKRAISPSIKEPSVVPIEVSAAILLDEIEAAESEGNDDRIEGLLCGAAKQLKLNRAKPDITLYLSLMFLAKIKPNVFSTEGIIEALCSLLRRDAAINFKAKGNSLVSVLACNLLMAAYEEDENWPEIFVKVYIEDSLGERIWVDSSHCKNFVDNIQTAFGTKMPPTSMLLQADTGRSGGDLSAGSSPHPSTPEEDDNQTELLIAEEKLSPEDDGQMMPSRMILAYCRYDELAESVEDYVLDVLRDQLNRRQPMDNVSRNLLRLLTATCGYKEARLMTVQRLEMWLQNPKLTRAAQDLLMSLCMNCNTQCADDMEVISNLIKIRLKPKVLLNQYMLCVRELLNANRDNLGTMVKLVIFNELSNARNPNNMQVLHTVLQHSPDQGPKFLAMVFQDLLTNKDDYLRASRALLREIIKQTKHEINFQSFCFGLMQERKETTHVDLELKERFVIQVTDLLTVSMMLGITAQVKESGIAWDKGEKKNLESLRSFQNQIASIQRDAVWWLHTVVPTISKVNAKDYVHCLHKVLFTEQPETYYKWDNWPPESDRNFFLRLCSEVPLLEDTLMRILVIGLSRDLPLGPADAMELADHLVKRAAGVQSDDLEVLRVERIQLIDAVLNLCTYHHPENIQLPAGYQPPNLAISALYWKAWLLLLVVAAFNPQKIGLAAWDGYPTLKMLMEMVMTNNYSYPPCTIADEDTKTEMINRELQVSQREKQDILAFESHLAAASTKQTITESNSLLLSQLTSLDPQGPPRRPPPLIQEQVKTLNQSLRLGHLLCRSRNPDFLLNIIQRQASSQSMPWLADLVQSSEGSLDVLPVQCLCEFLLHDAADDSLPIEDDEEGESKEQKAKKRQRQQKQRQLLGRLQDLLLGPKADEQTTCEVLDYFLRRLSSSQVASRVLAMKGLSLVLSEGGLKDGDERDQPMEEDSTDAELLPGYQWLLQDLPKLPLFDSVRGMTSTALQQAIHMETDPQTISAYLIYLSQHAPVEEQASHNDLALVITDVARLIVERSTIMNSLFSKHSGRPESDAVLSAFLTIFSAYIKRMRKTKEGEDLYSWSESQDQVFLRWTTGETATMHILVVHAMVILLTLGPPKGESDFYALLDIWFPDKKPLPTAFLVDTSEEALLLPDWLKLRMIRSEVSRLVDAALQDLESQQLLLFVQSFGIPVSSMSKLLQYLDQAVSHDTETLEQNIMDKHYMAHLVEVQHERGATGGHTFHSILSSTLPPDIDSAETSTAKVTVETPHSSVKMRAASQLPDVGPEDDLTGMLLQIFPSKVDPRWHGPPPSQLSLALQQALAKELMRAKQGQIQQGGLAFRLLQAFAALLTSTHAGPVVISMHHSHALSCPLMRQLYLYQRLVSQDKAFSSLFLKVIVEMLIWLDTPTVEAGPLKTLLKSFAGQNSTKHRHNDVRSGFLHLAEALAYRIEIEVPLIAIIAMLKSGERCNAEPELIEKVLQGLMEARSPYLEELLSLLMTVGTQNGTAGPVATVISLLLQESEERSVKKEVDSNNSTEVTKSGLSSGLLVDWLEHLDPEVTSVCPDLQQKLLFALNKSRGTPAYRPYLLALLTHQSNWSTLLQCISALLSKCRDYKLDPSSALDFLWACSHIPRIWQGRDQKIPQKKTEKCVLRLSSEELISLVDLILSESELNSRDSPHNDKSRLDQASCSLIQSRLPLLHSYCSGELENIKKVSEYLINCTKKWEDSAMSKRCQNLLLQIYLHFPEVIQHVTLPEGTFSSGGAADGSSCKLDVLVHRLVTLLADIGDTKSVEGRVSDANLACRKLAVSHPVLLLRHLPMVAGLLHGRIHLNMQEFRQQNHMTFFSNVLAILELLQPLVFHGDHQRALQDCLLSFMKVLRNFQRTRSPLVFINKFLQFTQKYITHVAAAAIPYLQKHSDILQGLCAENPDLVQLKSLLAGLTLPVKRSSAETDPEERDDDMSTGSLPLVNISASVSLSMGDMTMYLKKMSRGEAVEDVLEVLTEVDEKSRRTPEIIQYFISDLQRLMMSSEELCRSMAFNLALRCIQNNPCLATDFLPTFMYCMGSGNYDVVQTSLRNLPEYVLLCQEHADILLHKAFLVGIYGQIDTSSMISESMKVLHMEATT from the exons ATGAATCGTCCAAAGCCGACAGCCCTCAGGCGCCCCAATGCTGCAAAACCATCAG GTCACCCTCCGCCAGGAGATTTCATTGCTCTCGGCCCAAAGGGTGGAGAGCCCAAAGCTCCCGCTGTCCTGCTGAAGCCAGTATCCACAAATCTACCGGCTGACCGCAAGAGAGAGACCTCCGCCGCTCTGCCCTCTTCATCTGGTCTGTCCGGCCTCGCCAAGCGGCCCAAACTGTCCACCACCCCACCAGTCAGCGCTCTGGGACGACTCGCTGATGTTGCAGCCGTAGACAAGAGGGCGATATCGCCCTCAATAAAGGAGCCGTCAGTGGTACCCATTGAAG tGTCGGCGGCGATTCTTCTCGATGAGATTGAAGCTGCAGAGTCTGAAGGAAATGATGATCGCATCGAGGGGCTGCTGTGTGGAGCGGCGAAACAACTCAAGTTGAACCGAGCGAAGCCCGACATAACGCTCTACCTCAGTCTCATGTTCCTGGCCAAAATCAAACCCAACGTTTTTTCCACCGAAGGAATTATCGAG GCTTTGTGCAGCCTCCTGCGTCGGGATGCTGCGATCAACTTTAAAGCCAAGGGGAACAGCCTCGTGTCTGTTCTGGCGTGCAATCTGCTGATGGCAGCCTATGAGGAGGACGAGAACTGGCCAGAGATCTTTGTGAAA gtgtacATTGAGGACTCTCTGGGGGAAAGAATCTGGGTGGACAGTTCTCACTGTAAGAATTTTGTTGACAACATCCAGACTGCTTTTGGGACAAAGATGCCCCCGACAAGTATGTTGCTGCAGGCTGACACCGGCCGCTCTGGTGGCGATCTCAGTGCAG GTAGCAGCCCTCATCCCTCAACCCCCGAGGAGGATGACAACCAGACAGAACTGCTGATAGCGGAGGAGAAACTCAGCCCCGAGGATGACGGGCAGATGATGCCGAGTCG AATGATCCTGGCGTACTGTCGGTACGATGAACTGGCAGAGAGCGTGGAAGACTACGTGCTCGACGTCTTGCGCGATCAGTTGAACCGCAGGCAGCCGATGGACAACGTGTCACGGAACCTGCTGCGTCTGCTCACGGCCACGTGTGGCTACAAAGAGGCTCGGCTCATGACCGTGCAGAGGCTGGAGATGTGGCTCCAGAACCCAAAA CTGACTCGAGCGGCTCAAgacctcctcatgtccttgtgtatGAACTGCAACACCCAGTGTGCAGATGACATGGAGGTGATCTCCAATCTGATCAAGATCCGACTCAAACCTAAAGTTCTCCTCAACCAGTACATgctgtgtgtcag GGAGCTGCTCAACGCGAACAGAGACAACCTGGGCACGATGGTGAAGCTGGTGATCTTCAATGAGCTGTCCAATGCCAGGAACCCGAACAACATGCAAGTCCTTCACACGGTGCTGCAGCACAGCCCCGATCAGGGTCCAAAG TTCTTGGCGATGGTGTTCCAGGACCTGCTGACCAATAAGGACGACTACCTCCGTGCCTCGCGAGCTCTGCTGCGAGAGATCATCAAACAGACCAAGCATGAGATTAACTTCCAGTCCTTCTGCTTTGGTTTAATgcaggagagaaaggagaccACCCATGTGGACTTGGAGTTAAAA GAACGTTTTGTCATCCAGGTGACGGATTTACTGACCGTCTCTATGATGTTGGGCATCACCGCTCAGGTCAAAGAGTCTGGCATCGCGTGGgacaaaggagagaagaaga ATCTGGAGAGCCTGAGGTCGTTTCAGAATCAGATTGCTTCCATCCAGAGAGACGCCGTGTGGTGGCTTCACACCGTGGTTCCTACCATCAGCAAAGTGAATGCAAAAGACTACGTTCACTG CCTTCACAAAGTGCTGTTCACGGAGCAACCCGAGACGTATTACAAGTGGGACAACTGGCCTCCGGAGAGTGACAGAAA TTTCTTCCTTCGCCTCTGCTCCGAGGTGCCTCTGTTGGAAGACACGCTCATGCGCATTCTAGTGATCGGGCTGTCGCGGGATTTGCCCCTGGGCCCCGCCGATGCCATGGAGCTCGCCGATCACCTGGTGAAGAGGGCTGCTGGAGTTCAGTCCGATG ATCTGGAGGTCCTGAGAGTGGAGAGGATCCAGCTGATTGATGCGGTGCTGAATCTATGTACATACCACCACCCGGAGAACATTCAGCTGCCTGCAGG GTACCAGCCGCCAAATTTGGCAATATCCGCACTGTACTGGAAggcttggctgctgctgcttgtggTGGCTGCGTTTAATCCTCAGAAAATAG GTTTGGCTGCCTGGGATGGCTATCCGACACTGAAAATGCTCATGGAGATGGTTATGACCAA TAACTACAGCTACCCTCCATGCACCATTGCGGACGAGGACACAAAGACGGAGATGATCAACAGGGAGCTGCAGGTCtcccagagagagaaacaagataTCCTGGCCTTTGAGAGCCACCTGGCTGCAGCCTCCACCAAACAGACCATCACAGAGAGCAACAGCCTGCTGTTGTCTCAGCTCACCAGTCTGGATCCACA gGGTCCTCCTCGgcgacctcctcctctgatccaGGAGCAGGTGAAAACCCTCAACCAGTCTCTGCGGCTGGGACATCTCCTTTGCCGCAGTCGCAACCCAGACTTCCTCCTCAACATCATCCAGAGACAG GCTTCCTCTCAGTCCATGCCGTGGTTGGCTGATTTGGTCCAGTCCAGCGAGGGGTCCCTGGATGTGCTTCCAGTGCAGTGCCTGTGTGAATTTCTGCTGCACGATGCTGCAGATGACAGTCTACCAATAGAGGATGacgaagagggagagagcaaggAGCAAAAAGCCAAGAAGAGACAA AGGCAGCAAAAGCAAAGGCAGCTCCTCGGACGGCTCCAGGATCTGTTGTTGGGTCCTAAGGCTGACGAACAGACCACATGTGAAGTGCTGGACTACTTTCTGCGTCGCCTCAGCTCTTCTCAGGTGGCATCGCGAGTCCTGGCCATGAAG ggTTTGTCATTGGTGCTGAGCGAAGGAGGCTTAAAAGATGGAGACGAGCGGGATCAGCCCATGGAAGAAGACTCGACAGATGCTGAGCTCTTGCCAGGGTACCAGTGGCTGCTCCAAGACCTCCCAAAGCTCCCCTTGTTTGACAGTGTCAGAGGCATGACGTCCACTGCTCTGCAGCAG GCGATTCACATGGAGACGGATCCGCAGACAATCAGTGCCTATCTTATCTacctatcccagcatgcaccagtaGAGGAGCAGGCTTCTCACAATGACCTGGCCCTGGTAATCACG GACGTCGCCCGGCTCATCGTCGAGCGCTCCACCATCATGAACAGCCTGTTCTCCAAACACTCCGGCAGACCGGAGTCCGACGCCGTGCTCAGTGCTTTCCTCACCATCTTCTCCGCCTACAtcaagaggatgaggaagaccAAAGAGGGCGAGGATCTTTACAGCTGG tCAGAATCTCAGGACCAGGTGTTTCTGCGTTGGACCACAGGAGAAACCGCGACCATGCACATTCTTGTCGTTCACGCCATGGTTATCCTGCTGACTCTGGGGCCACCCAAAG GAGAAAGTGATTTCTACGCTCTTCTGGACATTTGGTTTCCCGACAAAAAGCCTCTACCGACGGCCTTCCTGGTTGACACCTCAGAAGAGGCCCTTCTGCTGCCTGATTGGCTGAAACTGAGGATGATCCGATCAGAGGTTTCTCGATTAGTTGATGCAG CTTTGCAAGACCTGGAGTCTCAGCAGTTGCTGCTGTTCGTCCAGTCCTTCGGCATCCCCGTGTCCAGCATGAGTAAACTACTGCAGTACCTGGATCAGGCGGTGTCTCATGACACAGAGACGCTAGAACAGAACATCATGGACAAGC ACTACATGGCCCACCTGGTTGAAGTGCAGCATGAGCGAGGTGCCACCGGGGGGCACACTTTCCATTCAATACTGAGCTCCACTCTTCCTCCAGATATCG ATTCTGCTGAAACAAGTACGGCCAAAGTTACCGTGGAAACGCCACACAGCTCTGTGAAGATGAGAGCGGCCAGTCAGCTTCCTGACGTTGGGCCGGAAGACGATCTCACCGGCATGTTGCTTCAG ATATTCCCGTCAAAAGTGGACCCCCGCTGGCACGGCCCCCCTCCCAGCCAGCTCTCTCTGGCCTTGCAGCAGGCTCTCGCTAAGGAGTTGATGCGGGCCAAGCAGGGCCAAATTCAGCAGGGCGGGCTAGCGTTTCGGCTCCTGCAGGCCTTTGCGGCCTTGCTCACCTCTACTCACGCGGGGCCTGTTGTCATATCGATGCACCACAGCCAcgccctctcctgtcctctcatgcGCCAACTTTACCTCTACCAG CGTCTCGTGTCCCAGGACAAGGCTTTCTCCTCACTATTCCTGAAGGTCATTGTTGAGATGCTCATTTGGTTAGACACCCCAACTGTGGAGGCAGGACCGCTGAAGACTCTGCTCAAATCCTTCGCCGGTCAGAACTCTACCAAACACCGGCACAATGATG TGCGTTCCGGTTTCCTCCACCTGGCGGAAGCTCTGGCGTATCGCATAGAAATAGAAGTGCCGCTGATAGCCATCATTGCAATGCTGAAGTCTGGAGAGCGATGCAATGCGGAGCCAGAGCTCATTGAGAAAG TGTTACAAGGGCTGATGGAGGCGAGGTCGCCGTATCTGGAGGAGCTCCTGTCCCTGTTGATGACTGTTGGCACACAGAACGGGACAGCCGGCCCCGTTGCCACGGTGATTTCCTTGCTGCTTCAGGAGAGTGAGGAGCGATCTGTGAAAAAGGAAGTGGATTCTAACAA CAGCACCGAGGTGACAAAGTCCGGACTGAGCTCTGGGCTGCTGGTGGATTGGCTGGAGCATCTCGACCCTGAGGTGACCTCCGTGTGTCCggacctgcagcagaaactgCTGTTTGCCCTCAACAAG TCCAGAGGAACTCCTGCCTACAGACCATATCTGTTGGCCTTGCTCACACATCAGTCAAACTGGTCCACCCTCCTGCAGTGTATCAGTGCTCTTCTCAGCAAGTGCAGAGACTACAA ACTCGACCCCTCATCAGCCCTTGATTTCCTGTGGGCCTGTAGCCACATCCCGCGTATCTGGCAGGGACGCGATCAGAAGATCCCTCAA AAGAAAACCGAAAAGTGTGTGCTCCGACTCAGTTCCGAAGAGCTCATCAGCCTGGTGGACCTGATCCTGTCGGAGTCGGAGCTCAACAGTCGCGACTCCCCGCACAATGACAAAAGCAGATTGGACCAGGCCTCCTGCTCCCTCATCCAGTCCCGGCTGCCCCTCCTTCACTCCTACTGCAGCGGAGAGCTGGAAAACATTAAGAAAGTCTCCGAGTACCTCATCAACTGCACAAAGAAATGGGAGGACAG TGCGATGAGTAAGCGTTGCCAGAACTTGCTGCTCCAGATCTATCTGCACTTCCCTGAGGTCATCCAGCACGTTACCCTGCCCGAAGGCACATTCAGCAGCGGGGGGGCTGCAGACGGCAGCAGCTGCAAG CTTGATGTTCTGGTGCATCGTCTGGTCACACTGCTCGCCGATATCGGAGACACAAAGTCCGTTGAGGGCCGTGTGTCCGATGCCAACCTCGCATGCAGGAAGCTGGCGGTGTCGCACCCGGTCCTTTTGCTCAG aCACCTGCCTATGGTTGCGGGTCTCCTACACGGCCGCATTCACCTGAACATGCAGGAGTTCCGGCAGCAGAACCACATGACGTTCTTCAGCAACGTGCTCGCCatcctggagctgctgcagccGCTCGTGTTCCACGgcgaccaccagagggcgcttcAGGACTGCCTTCTGTCATTTATGAAGGTCCTCCGG AACTTCCAGAGGACTCGTTCGCCGCTCGTCTTCATCAACAAGTTTTTGCAGTTCACGCAGAAGTACATCACCCACGTTGCAGCGGCCGCCATTCCCTATTTACAGAAGCACTCTGACATCTTGCA GGGTTTGTGTGCAGAAAACCCCGACCTGGTTCAACTGAAATCTCTGCTGGCTGGACTCACGCTGCCCGTGAAAAGGTCTTCTGCAGAGACTGATCCCGAAGAGAGAGACG ATGACATGTCCACTGGTTCCTTGCCCCTCGTTAACATATCGGCCTCGGTTTCACTGAGTATGGGTGACATGACAATGTACCTGAAGAAGATGTCGAGAGGAGAGGCCGTCGAGG ATGTGTTGGAAGTGTTGACAGAGGTGGATGAGAAGTCTAGGAGGACCCCCGAAATCATCCAGTACTTCATT AGCGATCTGCAGAGACTCATGATGTCGTCTGAGGAGCTGTGTCGGAGCATGGCCTTCAACCTCGCCCTGCGCTGCATCCAGAATAATCCCTG CCTAGCAACGGACTTCCTGCCGACCTTCATGTACTGCATGGGCAGCGGTAACTACGACGTGGTCCAAACGTCTCTCAGGAATCTTCCGGAGTATGTGCTTCTCTGTCAAG AACACGCAGACATCTTGCTCCACAAAGCGTTTTTAGTGGGTATCTACGGACAGATTGACACCAGTTCAATGATCTCAGAGTCTATGAAGGTCCTTCACATGGAAGCAACAACATAG